Proteins from a genomic interval of Kitasatospora kifunensis:
- a CDS encoding DUF4139 domain-containing protein, translating to MTDEKSDTTSPPAWPTVLDAVVVHASGAVCHRLARGTLPPEPAPDRTADAACPDPTTDAACPDPTTGAASPAARQLRLTGLPSTLLPGSLRAALPDGPVGWRITEVRQEAEARLTEPAQLPELRKWLTEAEQAEAALLLRRGQLTARITQTAELRAAAPRRRATDVHRRAPAEAVLALADFVDERLTILHAQAEELDERLRQATRERELLADRLARASTAEPEGPVGTSTVVLLTLTPDDAAQPLPTEALAAEPITIALDYRVPDARWVPTYQLNHRQGGVDGTLLLRAAIAQRTGEDWTNVRIALSTADLHRPAELPKLRSIRIGRRQPTPAPSGWREPPSGLGELFTDYDSVQRPPTPTPASAMAPAHRRAAAPAAPMAYGAAPTAPAAPTAPAPPPAPGGAAPRLMHANLASPSGPPPAPPAPVEPQSPRPAPDLLDYARLTLAGPTAPAAQRGRLRPAAAQRGPGGYALAPALPPHAVPPRISAGSFDQRYDAEARTDLPSDGAWHTVGLGELPVTLRPEYVCVPAVDPTVYATLLLANACDRALLAGPLEVTVDDAFLLTTALPTLAPGATRRIGLGVAQSLRVTRRTETQESTAGLRGSTTVLTEQVHVELANRLAHPVSVEVRERIPVTGDREIKIEERPGTPPWVALTEPSQIHPPGTRLWRVELAPGGRVALSAGYEIRIPAGKALTGGNRRS from the coding sequence ATGACCGACGAGAAATCAGACACCACGTCACCACCCGCCTGGCCCACCGTCCTGGACGCCGTGGTGGTCCACGCCTCGGGCGCCGTCTGCCACCGCCTGGCCCGCGGCACCCTCCCACCGGAGCCCGCCCCCGACCGCACCGCCGACGCGGCTTGCCCCGACCCCACCACCGACGCGGCTTGCCCAGACCCCACCACCGGCGCGGCGTCCCCGGCTGCGCGTCAACTGCGGCTCACCGGCCTGCCGTCCACCCTGCTCCCCGGCTCACTGCGCGCCGCCCTGCCCGACGGTCCGGTCGGCTGGCGGATCACCGAGGTCCGCCAGGAGGCCGAGGCCCGGCTGACCGAGCCGGCGCAGCTGCCCGAGCTGCGCAAGTGGCTGACCGAGGCCGAACAGGCCGAGGCCGCCCTGCTGCTGCGCCGCGGGCAGCTGACCGCCCGGATCACCCAGACCGCCGAGCTGCGTGCCGCGGCGCCGCGGCGCCGCGCCACAGACGTGCACCGCCGCGCGCCCGCCGAGGCCGTGCTCGCCCTCGCCGACTTCGTCGACGAGCGGCTGACCATCCTGCACGCCCAGGCCGAGGAGCTCGACGAGCGGCTGCGGCAGGCCACCCGCGAGCGCGAACTGCTCGCCGACCGCCTCGCCCGCGCCTCCACCGCCGAGCCCGAGGGCCCGGTCGGGACCAGCACGGTGGTGCTGCTCACCCTCACTCCGGACGATGCCGCCCAGCCGCTCCCCACCGAGGCGCTCGCCGCCGAGCCAATCACAATCGCGCTCGACTACCGGGTCCCGGACGCCCGCTGGGTGCCGACCTACCAGCTGAACCACCGTCAGGGCGGCGTGGACGGCACCCTGCTGCTGCGCGCCGCCATCGCCCAACGCACCGGCGAGGACTGGACGAACGTCAGGATCGCGCTCTCCACGGCCGACCTGCACCGCCCGGCCGAACTGCCCAAGCTGCGCTCGATCCGGATCGGGCGGCGCCAGCCCACACCCGCGCCCTCCGGCTGGCGGGAGCCACCGAGCGGTCTGGGCGAACTGTTCACGGACTACGACAGCGTCCAGCGCCCGCCGACCCCAACCCCCGCCTCGGCCATGGCCCCGGCCCACCGGCGCGCCGCCGCACCCGCCGCACCCATGGCCTACGGCGCCGCACCAACCGCCCCAGCCGCCCCCACCGCACCCGCACCCCCACCCGCACCCGGCGGCGCCGCGCCCCGCCTCATGCACGCCAACCTGGCCTCACCCTCCGGCCCGCCCCCGGCCCCGCCCGCACCCGTCGAGCCGCAGTCCCCGCGCCCGGCCCCCGATCTGCTCGACTACGCCCGCCTCACGCTGGCGGGCCCGACCGCCCCTGCCGCGCAGCGCGGCCGTCTGCGTCCCGCCGCCGCGCAGCGCGGCCCCGGCGGCTACGCCCTGGCGCCCGCCCTGCCCCCGCACGCCGTCCCGCCCCGGATCTCGGCCGGCTCCTTCGACCAGCGCTACGACGCCGAGGCCCGTACCGACCTGCCCTCCGACGGCGCCTGGCACACCGTCGGCCTCGGCGAGCTCCCGGTGACACTGCGCCCCGAGTACGTCTGCGTGCCCGCCGTCGACCCGACCGTCTACGCCACCCTGCTGCTCGCCAACGCCTGCGACCGGGCGCTGCTGGCAGGCCCGCTCGAGGTCACCGTGGACGACGCGTTCCTGCTCACCACCGCGCTGCCCACGCTCGCCCCCGGTGCCACCCGGCGGATCGGCCTGGGTGTGGCGCAGAGCCTGCGGGTCACCCGCCGGACCGAGACCCAGGAGTCCACGGCGGGCCTGCGCGGCTCCACCACGGTGCTCACCGAGCAGGTCCACGTCGAGCTGGCCAACCGGCTGGCCCACCCGGTGAGCGTCGAGGTCCGCGAGCGGATCCCGGTGACCGGCGACCGGGAGATCAAGATCGAGGAGCGCCCCGGCACGCCGCCTTGGGTCGCGCTCACCGAACCCTCGCAGATCCACCCGCCAGGCACCCGGCTCTGGCGGGTCGAGCTGGCGCCGGGCGGCCGGGTCGCGCTCAGCGCCGGCTACGAGATCCGCATCCCGGCCGGCAAGGCCCTGACCGGCGGCAACCGAAGGAGCTGA
- a CDS encoding DUF952 domain-containing protein → MILHLAPLDDWLRDPGRPYSAGSLLTDGFIHCSPDEATTLAVANLFFATASDPLMALLIDPDEVEPMVRWEAPTGPRPPGVAPEVLFPHIYGRLNRSAVKGLAKLERGPDGRWTRFEPWS, encoded by the coding sequence ATGATCCTGCACCTCGCACCCCTGGACGACTGGCTCCGCGATCCCGGCCGACCGTACAGCGCCGGCTCGCTGCTGACGGACGGCTTCATCCACTGCTCGCCGGACGAGGCGACCACCCTGGCCGTGGCGAACCTGTTCTTCGCCACGGCGTCGGATCCCCTGATGGCCCTGCTGATCGACCCGGACGAGGTGGAGCCGATGGTCCGCTGGGAGGCGCCGACCGGCCCGCGCCCGCCGGGGGTGGCCCCCGAGGTGCTCTTCCCGCACATCTACGGGCGGCTCAACCGCAGCGCGGTCAAGGGCCTGGCGAAGCTGGAGCGCGGCCCGGACGGGCGCTGGACCCGCTTCGAGCCCTGGAGCTGA
- a CDS encoding prephenate dehydrogenase gives MRTVAVVGTGLIGTSAALALTGRGITVYLSDADPDAARTAASLGAGTTEEPTEPVDLAIIAVPPALVGKVLADCQRHGLARCYTDVASVKSGPRTEVTTLGCDTEHYIGGHPMAGREQSGPLAARADLFEGRPWVLTPTPDTDTETLNAALELVALCGAMPVVMDAAAHDRAVALVSHTPQLLSSLVAARLEHADETAVRLAGQGVRDVTRIAASDPRMWLDILSANAGVVADILEELAADLGTTVAALRAMETGDEAVRRAGSADIEAVIRRGNHGQARIPGKHGAPPTRYETVAVAIGDQPGELSRLFREAARAGVNIEDVAIDHSTGQRVGLVQLQVEPSAVRRLVEALGERGWDVRD, from the coding sequence ATGCGTACTGTCGCCGTCGTCGGCACCGGTCTGATCGGCACCTCCGCCGCACTCGCGCTGACCGGGCGGGGGATAACGGTCTATCTGTCGGACGCCGATCCCGACGCCGCCCGCACCGCCGCCTCACTGGGCGCGGGCACCACCGAGGAGCCGACCGAGCCGGTGGACCTGGCGATCATCGCCGTGCCGCCCGCGCTGGTCGGCAAGGTGCTGGCGGACTGCCAGCGGCATGGCCTGGCCCGCTGCTACACCGACGTGGCGAGCGTGAAGTCCGGGCCGCGTACCGAGGTCACCACGCTGGGCTGCGACACCGAGCACTACATCGGCGGCCACCCGATGGCCGGCCGTGAGCAGTCCGGACCGCTGGCCGCCCGGGCCGACCTGTTCGAGGGCCGGCCCTGGGTGCTCACCCCCACGCCCGACACCGACACCGAGACGCTCAACGCCGCGCTGGAGCTGGTGGCGCTCTGCGGCGCCATGCCGGTGGTGATGGACGCCGCCGCGCACGACCGCGCAGTCGCGCTGGTCTCGCACACCCCGCAGCTGCTCTCCTCGCTGGTCGCCGCCCGCCTGGAACACGCCGACGAGACGGCCGTGCGACTGGCCGGGCAGGGTGTGCGCGACGTCACCCGGATCGCTGCCTCCGACCCGCGGATGTGGCTGGACATCCTGTCCGCCAACGCGGGGGTGGTGGCCGACATCCTCGAGGAGCTGGCTGCCGACCTGGGCACCACGGTCGCCGCGCTGCGCGCGATGGAGACCGGTGACGAGGCGGTCCGGCGAGCCGGCAGCGCGGACATCGAGGCGGTGATACGGCGCGGCAACCACGGCCAGGCCCGGATCCCCGGCAAGCACGGTGCCCCGCCCACCCGCTACGAGACCGTGGCGGTGGCGATCGGCGACCAGCCCGGCGAGCTGAGCCGGCTCTTCCGGGAGGCCGCCAGGGCCGGGGTCAACATCGAGGACGTGGCGATCGACCACTCGACCGGTCAGCGGGTCGGCCTGGTCCAGCTCCAGGTGGAGCCGTCGGCGGTCAGGCGGCTGGTGGAGGCGCTGGGGGAGCGCGGCTGGGACGTGCGGGACTGA
- a CDS encoding mucoidy inhibitor MuiA family protein — protein sequence MPPTELPTVHVPTADLPVGTPTPLPVTAATCLEDRAHLERTATLTLAAGPQRLRLGPVSPLAVDHSLRTELVADDGTARVLDARLTRSWTPREVGPPGAADSALRHRLHELETALRTGAGRRDRLSARLALLDQLTTDLLREIAEGAGLGEAEPVRWSRELDRVAGEQDTHGEQLRALDAELAELAEQERAARQALDAAEAPPQELTAYLDLTVLAEHPTTATLTVRHLTPCALWRPAYRAVLTEGGLRLESDAVIWQATGEDWSKVRLTLSTARSALAAEPPRLTEDRLTLRELSGAERRTVEVELREEEITTLGPDTTRSTTVSDELPGVDDGGEVRVLTAPAPATLPGDGRPHRIPLGGFSAPATAELTAAPELSALVSEVVAFDNRAGHPLLAGPVELVRDSGFVGRGELRFTAAGAVAELAFPGADDYRLVREVEETRGSSGLPGLGQRTVLTRTVRVHVSRLSAPGERGERSITLRERIPVSEVSAVEVRLRPQVCDPAPQEVDAEGVVRWELPLPPGGRRTVTLGYEVVASAKVAGLSA from the coding sequence ATGCCCCCAACCGAACTGCCTACCGTCCACGTGCCCACCGCCGACCTCCCCGTCGGCACTCCGACGCCGCTGCCGGTCACCGCCGCCACCTGCCTGGAGGACCGCGCTCACCTCGAACGCACCGCCACCCTCACCCTCGCCGCGGGCCCGCAGCGGCTGCGCCTGGGCCCGGTCAGCCCGCTGGCCGTCGACCACAGCCTGCGCACCGAGCTGGTCGCCGACGACGGCACCGCCCGGGTGCTGGACGCCCGCCTGACCCGCAGCTGGACCCCGCGCGAGGTCGGCCCGCCCGGCGCGGCGGACTCCGCGCTGCGCCACCGCCTGCACGAGTTGGAGACCGCGCTGCGCACCGGCGCCGGGCGCCGGGACCGGCTCAGTGCCCGCCTGGCGCTGCTCGACCAGCTCACCACCGACCTGCTGCGCGAGATCGCCGAGGGCGCCGGCCTGGGCGAGGCCGAACCGGTGCGCTGGTCGCGCGAGCTGGACCGGGTGGCCGGGGAGCAGGACACCCACGGCGAACAGCTGCGCGCGCTGGACGCGGAGTTGGCCGAGCTCGCCGAGCAGGAGCGCGCCGCGCGGCAGGCGCTGGACGCCGCCGAGGCACCGCCCCAGGAGCTGACCGCCTACCTGGACCTCACCGTGCTGGCCGAGCACCCCACCACCGCCACCCTGACGGTGCGCCACCTGACGCCGTGCGCACTGTGGCGGCCCGCCTACCGGGCCGTCCTCACCGAAGGCGGGCTGCGCCTGGAGTCGGACGCGGTGATCTGGCAGGCCACCGGCGAGGACTGGTCGAAGGTGCGACTGACCCTCTCCACCGCCCGCTCGGCACTGGCCGCCGAACCCCCGCGGCTGACCGAGGACCGGCTGACGCTGCGGGAGCTGAGCGGTGCGGAGCGGCGCACCGTGGAGGTGGAGCTGCGCGAGGAGGAGATCACCACGCTCGGCCCGGACACCACCCGATCCACCACGGTCTCCGACGAGCTGCCCGGGGTGGACGACGGCGGCGAAGTGCGGGTGCTGACCGCCCCGGCACCGGCGACCCTCCCCGGCGACGGGCGCCCGCACCGGATCCCGCTGGGCGGCTTCAGCGCGCCGGCCACCGCCGAGCTGACCGCGGCGCCCGAACTCTCCGCACTGGTCAGCGAGGTGGTGGCGTTCGACAACCGGGCCGGCCACCCGCTGCTGGCCGGCCCGGTCGAGCTGGTGCGCGACAGCGGCTTCGTCGGCCGCGGCGAGCTGCGGTTCACCGCGGCCGGGGCCGTGGCCGAGCTGGCCTTCCCCGGCGCGGACGACTACCGGCTGGTCCGCGAGGTCGAGGAGACCCGGGGCAGCTCGGGCCTGCCGGGGCTGGGCCAGCGCACGGTGCTGACCCGCACGGTCCGGGTGCACGTCTCACGGCTCTCCGCACCGGGCGAGCGCGGCGAGCGGTCCATCACCCTGCGCGAGCGGATCCCGGTCTCCGAGGTCTCGGCGGTCGAGGTGCGGCTGCGTCCGCAGGTCTGCGATCCGGCGCCGCAGGAGGTGGACGCCGAGGGCGTGGTCCGCTGGGAACTGCCGCTTCCGCCAGGGGGCCGACGGACCGTCACCTTGGGGTACGAGGTGGTCGCTTCGGCCAAGGTCGCGGGGCTGAGCGCCTAG
- the scpB gene encoding SMC-Scp complex subunit ScpB, translating to MLADEPVTEARLAQVVEHPRAEVAAVLRELAAEYTAQGRGFELRLVAGGWRFYSAASCAPVVERYVLDGQQARLTQAALETLAVVAYRQPVSRSRVSAVRGVNCDGVMRTLVQRGLVEETGSEPETGAILYRTTNYFLERMGLRGLDELPELAPFLPEVDDVEAESLEGTVIADAVAAASAREAQ from the coding sequence ATGCTCGCCGACGAGCCCGTCACCGAGGCGCGCCTCGCGCAGGTGGTCGAGCACCCGCGCGCCGAGGTGGCCGCCGTGCTGCGCGAGCTGGCGGCGGAGTACACCGCGCAGGGGCGGGGTTTCGAGCTGAGGCTGGTGGCCGGCGGCTGGCGGTTCTACAGCGCGGCGTCCTGCGCGCCGGTGGTCGAGCGCTACGTGTTGGACGGTCAGCAGGCCCGGCTGACCCAGGCCGCACTGGAGACGCTCGCGGTGGTCGCTTATCGGCAACCGGTGTCCAGATCCCGGGTCTCCGCGGTACGCGGTGTGAACTGTGACGGTGTGATGCGTACCCTGGTACAGCGAGGACTGGTGGAAGAGACCGGATCCGAGCCCGAAACAGGTGCGATCCTGTATCGGACGACGAACTACTTCCTGGAACGGATGGGGCTGCGCGGCTTGGACGAGCTGCCGGAGCTCGCGCCCTTCCTGCCCGAGGTCGACGACGTGGAAGCGGAGTCCCTCGAAGGCACGGTGATCGCGGACGCGGTGGCCGCTGCGAGCGCACGGGAAGCGCAGTGA
- a CDS encoding pseudouridine synthase, which translates to MRSSGSGNGRNSGGGGSSRGDQRGGGSYGGGGGSSRGGGSYGGGSGGGSYGGGGSSSRGGGSYGGGSGGGSYGGGSSSRGGGSYGGGGGSSRGGGSYGGGSGSGGGSYGGGRGRSGGAGNTGGGRDDRRAPRGDERRQPRPEERRYDRPEYGGGPNATPARGSFAGRRPAPAPRPRRDGQGAPGDPRRQPQRSRELQAKIEDAVLRRHDGPGAKAGSEEGERLQKVLARAGIGSRRACEELIEQGRVEVNGVLVTEQGKRVDPESDEIKVDGLTVATQSYLFFALNKPAGVVSTMEDPDGRQCLGDYVTNRETRLFHVGRLDTETEGIILLTNHGELAHRLTHPRYGVTKTYLAAIQGPIPRDLGKQLAQGIELEDGFARADSFKVVSNVGKNYLVEVTLHEGRKHIVRRMLAEAGFPVEKLVRTHFGPIALGDQKSGWLRRLTNPEVGQLMREVGL; encoded by the coding sequence ATGCGTAGCAGTGGCAGCGGTAACGGCAGGAACAGTGGCGGCGGCGGCAGCAGCCGGGGCGATCAGCGTGGTGGCGGTTCGTACGGCGGCGGTGGCGGCTCGAGCCGCGGCGGCGGTTCGTACGGCGGCGGCAGCGGCGGTGGGTCGTACGGTGGCGGTGGCTCCAGCAGCCGCGGTGGTGGTTCGTACGGCGGCGGTAGTGGCGGCGGTTCGTACGGCGGTGGCTCCAGCAGCCGTGGCGGCGGTTCGTACGGCGGTGGCGGTGGCTCGAGCCGCGGTGGTGGCTCGTACGGCGGCGGTAGCGGCAGCGGCGGCGGCTCCTACGGCGGTGGCCGCGGGCGCAGCGGTGGCGCCGGGAACACCGGCGGCGGTCGGGACGACCGTCGCGCGCCGCGCGGTGACGAGCGTCGCCAGCCGCGCCCCGAGGAGCGCCGCTACGACCGTCCCGAGTACGGTGGCGGTCCCAACGCCACCCCCGCCCGCGGCAGCTTCGCCGGTCGGCGCCCCGCCCCCGCCCCGCGGCCGCGCCGCGACGGCCAGGGAGCCCCGGGCGACCCGCGTCGTCAGCCGCAGCGTTCGCGCGAGCTGCAGGCCAAGATCGAGGACGCGGTGCTGCGTCGCCACGACGGCCCCGGCGCCAAGGCCGGCAGCGAGGAGGGCGAGCGCCTGCAGAAGGTGCTGGCCCGGGCCGGCATCGGCAGCCGTCGGGCCTGTGAGGAGCTGATCGAGCAGGGCCGGGTCGAGGTCAACGGCGTGCTGGTCACCGAGCAGGGCAAGCGGGTCGACCCCGAGAGCGACGAGATCAAGGTGGACGGCCTGACCGTCGCCACCCAGTCGTACCTGTTCTTCGCGCTCAACAAGCCGGCCGGTGTGGTCTCCACCATGGAGGACCCGGACGGCCGTCAGTGCCTGGGCGACTACGTGACCAACCGGGAGACCCGGCTGTTCCACGTGGGCCGGCTGGACACCGAGACCGAGGGCATCATCCTGCTCACCAACCACGGCGAGCTGGCCCACCGGCTGACCCACCCGCGCTACGGCGTGACCAAGACCTACCTGGCCGCCATCCAGGGACCGATCCCGCGTGACCTGGGCAAGCAGCTGGCCCAGGGCATCGAGCTGGAGGACGGCTTCGCCCGCGCCGACAGCTTCAAGGTGGTCTCCAACGTGGGCAAGAACTACCTGGTCGAGGTCACCCTGCACGAGGGCCGCAAGCACATCGTGCGTCGGATGCTCGCCGAGGCGGGCTTCCCGGTGGAGAAGCTGGTCCGCACCCACTTCGGCCCGATCGCACTCGGCGACCAGAAGTCGGGCTGGCTGCGTCGGCTGACCAACCCCGAGGTCGGCCAGCTGATGCGCGAGGTCGGTCTCTAG
- a CDS encoding segregation and condensation protein A, with protein sequence MSSTRTEPAQADTEAVAADLKADVARGAFQVRLANFEGPFDLLLGLIAKHKLDVTEVALAQVTDEFLAYLRAMGPDWDLDATTEFLVVAATLLDLKAARLLPVAEVEDEADLALLEARDLLFARLLQYRAYKRVADVFERRWAEEQRLRPRTVGLEPQLAELLPEVVIHVGLERFAQLAAKAMTPKPKPVVYVDHIHTPPVSVREQAALVAAYLTEHGAAGFAALVADAEDTMVVVARFLALLELYRERALAFEQPEPLGELMVRWVADPQRAVIEVTDEFDGGADEAPGPGEGAGDERDR encoded by the coding sequence ATGTCCAGCACCCGCACGGAGCCCGCGCAGGCCGACACCGAAGCCGTCGCCGCCGACCTCAAGGCCGACGTCGCGCGCGGTGCCTTCCAGGTGCGGCTGGCCAACTTCGAAGGGCCCTTCGACCTGCTGCTCGGCCTGATCGCCAAGCACAAGCTGGACGTCACCGAGGTCGCCCTCGCACAGGTCACCGACGAGTTCCTGGCCTACCTGCGGGCGATGGGTCCGGACTGGGACCTGGACGCGACCACCGAGTTCCTGGTGGTCGCGGCCACCCTGCTCGACCTCAAGGCGGCCCGGCTGCTGCCCGTCGCCGAGGTCGAGGACGAGGCGGACCTCGCGCTGCTCGAAGCCCGTGACCTGCTCTTCGCGCGCCTGCTGCAGTACCGCGCCTACAAGCGGGTGGCCGACGTCTTCGAACGGCGCTGGGCCGAGGAGCAGCGCCTGCGACCGCGCACGGTCGGCCTGGAGCCGCAGCTCGCCGAGCTGCTGCCGGAGGTGGTGATCCACGTCGGCCTGGAGCGCTTCGCGCAGCTGGCCGCCAAGGCGATGACGCCCAAGCCCAAGCCGGTCGTCTACGTGGACCACATCCACACCCCGCCGGTCAGCGTCCGCGAGCAGGCCGCGCTGGTGGCGGCCTACCTCACCGAGCACGGCGCGGCCGGCTTCGCGGCGCTGGTGGCCGACGCCGAGGACACCATGGTCGTGGTGGCCCGGTTCCTGGCCCTGCTGGAGCTCTACCGCGAGCGCGCGCTGGCCTTCGAGCAGCCGGAGCCGCTGGGGGAGCTGATGGTCCGTTGGGTGGCCGACCCGCAGCGGGCGGTGATCGAGGTCACGGACGAGTTCGACGGCGGTGCCGATGAGGCACCAGGGCCAGGAGAGGGAGCCGGGGATGAGCGGGACCGCTGA
- a CDS encoding helix-turn-helix domain-containing protein, which yields MLDALSALGLSEPDGQIYAALVVAPQSTAAELAARCGLTAQQSGKALSRLAQQGMATRAPVERDRYLAVAPDVAIGTLIGHREAELRSARAEMHRLMDAFREASRFTDPARSVEVLTGAEAIAQRLVHLQDTSLQQVRGFDCPPYVQDPVANLTRQRSRLKAGVRFRTVYDREAVAWPGRLENEILIGAQDGEEARVRTTLPMKMIMSDVRMAIIPISVGDSVLDAAYVIHPSALLQALDGLFEAEWDRAVPLQAAIGVEPGPNEPESDQRKLLGLLAAGLTDESIARSLGWSARTTQRRLQALMRELGATTRFQAGMAARERGWL from the coding sequence ATGCTTGACGCTTTGAGCGCGCTCGGGCTCTCCGAGCCCGACGGCCAGATCTACGCAGCGTTGGTGGTCGCCCCGCAGTCCACCGCCGCCGAACTCGCCGCCCGGTGCGGCTTGACGGCGCAGCAGAGCGGCAAGGCACTCAGCAGGCTCGCCCAGCAGGGCATGGCCACCCGGGCACCGGTGGAGCGCGACCGCTATCTCGCCGTCGCACCCGATGTCGCCATCGGCACCCTGATCGGTCACCGCGAGGCCGAGCTGCGCAGCGCGCGGGCCGAGATGCACCGGCTGATGGACGCGTTCAGGGAGGCGTCCCGGTTCACCGACCCGGCCCGTTCCGTCGAGGTGCTCACCGGCGCCGAGGCGATCGCGCAGCGCCTGGTGCACTTGCAGGACACCAGCCTCCAGCAGGTGCGCGGCTTCGACTGCCCGCCCTACGTGCAGGATCCGGTGGCCAACCTGACCAGGCAGCGCAGCCGGCTCAAGGCGGGCGTGCGGTTCCGCACCGTCTACGACCGGGAGGCGGTGGCCTGGCCGGGGCGGCTGGAGAACGAGATCCTGATCGGCGCCCAGGACGGGGAGGAGGCCCGGGTGCGGACCACCCTCCCGATGAAGATGATCATGTCGGACGTTCGGATGGCGATCATCCCGATCAGCGTCGGGGACAGCGTCCTGGACGCGGCCTACGTGATCCACCCCTCCGCGCTGCTCCAGGCGCTGGACGGGCTCTTCGAGGCGGAGTGGGACCGGGCGGTGCCGCTGCAGGCCGCCATCGGCGTCGAACCGGGGCCGAACGAGCCGGAGTCGGACCAGCGCAAGCTGCTCGGCCTGCTCGCGGCGGGGCTGACCGACGAGTCGATCGCCCGCTCGCTGGGCTGGAGCGCCCGGACCACCCAGCGGCGGCTGCAGGCGCTGATGCGCGAGCTGGGCGCGACCACCCGGTTCCAGGCCGGCATGGCGGCCCGCGAGCGCGGCTGGCTGTAG
- the cmk gene encoding (d)CMP kinase, whose amino-acid sequence MDTADRAHAPVVVAIDGPSGSGKSTVSRAVAARLGLSFLDTGAMYRAMTWWMLANEVDVDDPEAVAIACAKPVIVSGTDADGPTITVDGQDVSAPIRGPEVTAKVSAVAAVPQVRTRLVELQRGCAGLAERGIVAEGRDMGTVVFPDATAKIFLTASEAARAERRAAELRAKGVDEATIAAMAADLVRRDAADSSRATAPLAKAADAVLVDTSELTLQQVIDTIAELVEQRAGQRLPV is encoded by the coding sequence GTGGACACTGCCGACCGAGCGCACGCCCCGGTCGTCGTCGCCATCGACGGACCCTCCGGTTCCGGCAAGTCGACCGTCTCCCGTGCGGTGGCGGCCCGGCTCGGCCTCAGCTTCCTCGACACCGGTGCCATGTACCGGGCGATGACCTGGTGGATGCTGGCCAACGAGGTGGACGTGGACGACCCGGAGGCGGTGGCGATCGCCTGCGCCAAGCCGGTGATCGTCTCCGGTACGGACGCCGACGGCCCGACCATCACGGTCGACGGCCAGGATGTCTCCGCCCCGATCCGTGGCCCCGAGGTGACCGCCAAGGTCAGCGCGGTCGCCGCCGTCCCGCAGGTGCGCACCCGGCTGGTCGAGCTGCAGCGCGGCTGCGCCGGGCTGGCGGAGCGGGGCATCGTCGCCGAGGGCCGGGACATGGGCACGGTGGTCTTCCCCGACGCCACGGCGAAGATCTTCCTGACCGCCTCCGAGGCCGCGCGGGCCGAGCGGCGGGCGGCCGAGCTGCGCGCCAAGGGCGTGGACGAGGCGACCATCGCCGCGATGGCGGCCGACCTGGTCCGCCGTGACGCGGCCGACTCCTCGCGGGCCACCGCGCCGCTGGCCAAGGCCGCCGACGCCGTCCTGGTGGACACCAGCGAGCTGACGCTCCAGCAAGTCATCGACACCATCGCCGAGTTGGTGGAGCAGCGGGCCGGCCAGCGGCTGCCCGTCTAG